In one Planctomycetia bacterium genomic region, the following are encoded:
- a CDS encoding sensor histidine kinase, which produces MTDPVLGQAEADLLRQQLLQAQKMSSVGTLASSVTHEFNNVLTTIINYAKLGLKAESEADRKAALDKVLKAGQRAATITSSMLGFARKNSTRREMTDIVSLVDEVLTLCDKDLRQHRITVEKHFQGRPKAPVVPGQIEQIFLNLVINARQAMPNGGLLRVEVYTNTQTNFVEIKFADSGCGIPTDKLRLVFDPFYTTKTPDQGGSGGTGLGLSVCRQIIEQHHGRIRVESLPQHGTIFTVKLPITQQD; this is translated from the coding sequence ATGACCGACCCCGTCCTTGGCCAAGCCGAGGCCGATCTGTTGCGCCAACAGTTGCTGCAGGCTCAGAAGATGAGCAGCGTAGGCACCCTGGCTTCCAGCGTAACACACGAATTCAACAACGTTCTCACCACCATCATTAACTATGCCAAGCTCGGTCTCAAAGCCGAAAGCGAAGCAGATCGCAAGGCGGCACTCGATAAGGTGCTCAAAGCTGGCCAGCGCGCTGCGACGATTACCAGCAGTATGCTCGGCTTTGCTCGCAAGAATTCCACGCGACGGGAAATGACTGATATCGTTTCCCTGGTGGATGAAGTGCTGACGCTTTGCGACAAAGATCTCAGACAGCATCGCATTACGGTGGAAAAGCATTTCCAGGGCAGACCCAAGGCGCCGGTGGTGCCTGGTCAGATTGAGCAGATTTTCCTGAACCTGGTCATTAATGCCCGACAAGCCATGCCCAACGGCGGCTTGCTTCGTGTCGAAGTCTATACCAATACACAGACCAACTTTGTTGAAATCAAGTTTGCCGACAGTGGCTGCGGCATTCCTACCGATAAGCTGCGGCTGGTGTTTGATCCGTTCTACACCACGAAAACTCCTGACCAGGGTGGAAGTGGTGGCACGGGTCTCGGACTATCCGTCTGCAGGCAGATCATCGAACAGCATCATGGCCGCATTCGCGTGGAAAGTCTGCCTCAACACGGTACCATCTTCACCGTCAAGTTGCCTATCACACAGCAGGATTAA
- a CDS encoding SOS response-associated peptidase family protein, with product MPLTGWFENGIDKRQYALKLPEPLFCVAGLHNGRDSYTMLMTDANPAIERFHDRMPVILAKRHFDQWLIDGGTELLVPYTGEIQAVCVAEPRVKAVKEKSVPSDSQGELF from the coding sequence ATCCCACTCACTGGCTGGTTCGAGAACGGCATCGACAAACGGCAATATGCTTTGAAGTTGCCCGAACCCCTCTTCTGCGTAGCCGGCCTGCACAATGGCCGAGATTCCTACACGATGCTCATGACTGATGCCAATCCTGCCATCGAACGCTTCCACGACCGCATGCCTGTGATTCTCGCCAAACGCCACTTCGACCAGTGGCTCATCGATGGCGGCACCGAACTACTCGTACCCTATACCGGCGAGATACAGGCAGTCTGTGTGGCTGAACCAAGAGTAAAAGCAGTCAAGGAAAAATCTGTACCAAGTGATTCGCAAGGCGAACTGTTTTAG
- a CDS encoding YebC/PmpR family DNA-binding transcriptional regulator, with the protein MAGHSHWANIQRSKGIADAKRGKVFSKLSRYIMIAAKAGGGDPDANLKLRYAIDKARAVSMPKENIERAVKKGTGELEGVSFDEITYEGYGAGGAAILVDIATDNRNRTNGEIKKIFEKGGGKIGTPGTVAWLFERKGIILIDAGKTTEEQLMEVALEAGAEDIQKEGDNFVITCDPGSYSAVQDAISKAKIEVASTELTQVAKSPLEADVETQQKVAKLMELLDDHDDVQNVYTNLNITAEAAVG; encoded by the coding sequence ATGGCAGGTCACAGTCACTGGGCTAATATTCAGCGATCCAAGGGAATAGCAGACGCCAAGCGCGGCAAGGTGTTCAGCAAGCTTTCGCGATACATCATGATTGCAGCCAAGGCAGGCGGTGGCGACCCCGATGCCAACTTGAAACTCCGTTATGCCATCGATAAAGCTCGCGCTGTTTCCATGCCCAAAGAAAACATTGAACGGGCGGTGAAGAAAGGGACAGGCGAACTCGAAGGTGTCAGCTTCGATGAAATTACTTACGAAGGCTACGGCGCAGGTGGTGCTGCAATTCTCGTAGATATTGCCACTGATAATCGCAACCGCACGAACGGCGAGATCAAGAAGATCTTCGAAAAGGGTGGCGGGAAGATCGGCACGCCCGGCACGGTAGCCTGGCTCTTTGAACGGAAGGGAATCATTTTGATTGATGCAGGCAAGACAACCGAAGAACAATTGATGGAAGTAGCACTGGAAGCCGGTGCCGAAGATATTCAGAAAGAAGGGGACAACTTCGTTATCACGTGCGACCCAGGCAGTTACTCAGCAGTGCAGGATGCAATCAGCAAAGCGAAAATCGAAGTGGCTTCCACCGAGTTAACCCAGGTAGCCAAGTCGCCTCTGGAAGCAGATGTGGAGACTCAACAGAAAGTCGCCAAGCTGATGGAATTGCTGGACGACCATGATGATGTGCAGAATGTGTATACGAATTTGAATATTACGGCAGAGGCGGCAGTAGGTTAA
- a CDS encoding bifunctional phosphopantothenoylcysteine decarboxylase/phosphopantothenate synthase, producing the protein MRCLVTAGNTLVKIDQVRCITSVFTGKTGTQIAMELHRHGFDVVLCTSRPEALQQLASKINLENRWRICHYSTFEELHEVMQKEIQGQNLDVIVHSAAVSDYLYAGAYVPDSSTSFDSELFCFKSSKEQIAFQNAATGKIKSNHSELWLRFTQAPKLIDFIKNDWNFQGKLVKFKLEVGVTREQLESIAEDSRLQSQADYMVANTLEGMHTWAIMGPVQGGYREITRAELATSLVQLLKSNVDT; encoded by the coding sequence ATGCGTTGCCTGGTAACGGCAGGAAATACCCTGGTCAAGATAGATCAGGTCCGTTGCATCACCAGCGTGTTCACTGGCAAGACCGGCACGCAGATTGCCATGGAACTCCATCGCCATGGATTCGATGTCGTACTGTGCACGTCCAGACCGGAAGCCCTTCAGCAACTTGCCTCAAAGATCAATTTGGAGAATCGCTGGAGGATTTGTCACTATTCAACGTTCGAAGAACTACACGAAGTGATGCAGAAAGAAATTCAAGGACAGAATCTCGATGTGATTGTTCACTCAGCAGCAGTTTCGGATTATCTGTACGCTGGCGCCTATGTGCCAGACAGTTCAACCAGCTTTGACAGCGAATTGTTCTGCTTCAAATCATCCAAAGAACAGATCGCCTTTCAGAATGCTGCGACTGGTAAAATCAAAAGCAACCACAGTGAACTCTGGCTGCGTTTCACCCAGGCGCCCAAGCTGATTGACTTCATCAAAAACGACTGGAACTTCCAGGGTAAACTGGTGAAATTCAAACTGGAAGTGGGAGTGACGCGGGAACAACTCGAATCCATTGCAGAAGACTCCAGGTTGCAATCGCAAGCCGATTACATGGTGGCCAACACGCTGGAAGGCATGCATACCTGGGCAATTATGGGGCCAGTGCAGGGGGGGTATCGTGAGATTACTCGTGCAGAGTTGGCGACCAGTCTGGTTCAACTACTGAAAAGTAACGTAGATACTTGA
- a CDS encoding AAA family ATPase, with protein sequence MSQSLAIVPLAPEDRQLMSGIDFLPTRELILIDGASGVGKSRLVCALASGFSYSSAENNNRCVLFITSEHQRELRAHHLHFQEPNYESIREVMYQPVQSSDETPLPGHLLNFIEENVREHKPMLLVIDELEELLGAAVHSDEKSLSQFWISLKQLAKSADCMIFVPRTQGMHENRHYGPFARTGTRHADFICTLHWHPTNQAMRVLSVAKNLKGRIGCQYLAVFNDKGRMAIRWLEPHEYVRPARQTQSWQPFTDAEMQGEEILAHVEEIMHGQPILKRELESAIIKMGFSKRAYLRVMAKAKLPCGRQGLDWYYLPSKEMVSRFIKRQTMAILDKADEAIAEKETSKTVCKDEPKSSPVASENTDFQPRARGAAGDGQGRAESTTIVSTA encoded by the coding sequence ATGTCGCAGAGTCTCGCCATCGTTCCGCTCGCTCCTGAGGATCGTCAATTGATGTCAGGCATCGACTTCCTGCCGACGCGGGAGTTGATTCTGATCGATGGTGCATCGGGCGTGGGCAAATCTCGCCTGGTCTGTGCATTGGCGTCGGGTTTCAGCTATTCCAGTGCTGAGAATAATAACCGTTGTGTGCTCTTCATCACTTCAGAACATCAACGCGAACTACGTGCCCATCATCTGCATTTTCAGGAGCCGAATTACGAGAGCATTCGTGAAGTGATGTACCAGCCGGTTCAATCCAGCGATGAAACACCTTTGCCAGGGCATTTGCTTAACTTTATCGAGGAGAATGTTCGCGAGCATAAACCCATGCTTCTGGTCATTGATGAACTGGAAGAACTGCTCGGCGCCGCAGTTCATTCTGATGAAAAGTCTTTGTCACAATTCTGGATCAGTCTGAAACAACTCGCCAAAAGTGCAGACTGCATGATATTCGTCCCTCGCACGCAGGGTATGCACGAGAACAGGCACTATGGCCCGTTTGCCCGCACCGGTACTCGGCACGCCGATTTTATCTGCACGCTCCACTGGCATCCGACCAACCAAGCCATGCGTGTGCTCTCGGTTGCCAAGAATCTGAAAGGTCGCATTGGCTGCCAGTACCTTGCTGTGTTCAACGACAAGGGACGCATGGCAATTCGCTGGCTGGAACCACATGAATACGTCCGCCCAGCCAGGCAAACGCAATCGTGGCAACCATTTACCGATGCCGAGATGCAGGGTGAAGAGATTCTTGCCCATGTGGAAGAGATAATGCATGGCCAACCTATCCTCAAGCGAGAGTTGGAATCAGCTATCATCAAAATGGGGTTCTCCAAGCGGGCCTACCTTCGCGTGATGGCGAAGGCCAAGTTACCATGTGGAAGGCAAGGTCTCGATTGGTACTACCTGCCAAGCAAAGAGATGGTAAGCCGATTTATCAAACGGCAGACGATGGCAATCCTGGACAAGGCCGACGAAGCCATTGCAGAAAAGGAAACTTCCAAAACAGTATGCAAGGATGAACCAAAGAGTTCACCTGTTGCATCAGAAAACACTGATTTCCAGCCGCGCGCACGGGGTGCTGCAGGAGACGGACAGGGCAGGGCGGAGTCAACGACGATAGTTTCGACTGCATGA
- a CDS encoding tetratricopeptide repeat protein, whose translation MYPAAAPASSPELEKHYHDAEQALRAGNPQLARQHFFQAMAIAPEAPNIHHGLATCCFLLSDLNGAVYHFQEVLRQDPSRLGAAINLGAVYNQMGRPDDALNVLRQTIKQDPKRAEAYYNMGLAYRLKGQVELAIQSYKEALHHDPRMMDAHFNLGNLLQELGRNSQAVRCYQHALELKPDFEPAIQGLEAAQKALQAQHHPKTPVMGLQVPGAGSSAINRPLKSSMDIHLPLDPNTDGTGLANLHRATISSETAAREMLHVIEAELEPAIHDLSSRLLDTRADRRELMDYLEKFEIAMNKTRAVQRSWQQSMQQIRDNTEKLINPHINPTPAPNQAAR comes from the coding sequence GTGTATCCAGCAGCAGCTCCTGCGTCCTCCCCTGAGCTTGAAAAGCATTACCATGATGCTGAGCAGGCGCTCCGTGCAGGAAATCCGCAACTGGCACGGCAACACTTCTTTCAGGCAATGGCTATTGCCCCCGAAGCGCCCAATATACATCACGGCCTGGCAACCTGTTGCTTCTTGTTAAGCGATCTCAATGGTGCGGTGTATCATTTCCAGGAAGTGCTCAGGCAGGATCCATCCCGGCTGGGTGCTGCCATCAATCTGGGTGCAGTCTATAACCAGATGGGCCGGCCTGATGATGCGCTGAATGTATTGCGACAAACTATCAAGCAGGATCCAAAACGAGCCGAAGCCTATTACAACATGGGGCTGGCATACCGCCTGAAGGGTCAGGTCGAACTGGCTATTCAATCCTATAAGGAAGCGCTGCATCACGATCCCCGTATGATGGATGCCCATTTCAACCTGGGCAACCTGCTCCAGGAGCTGGGACGTAATTCACAGGCAGTGCGATGCTATCAGCATGCCTTGGAATTGAAGCCTGATTTTGAGCCAGCTATCCAGGGGCTGGAAGCAGCACAGAAGGCATTGCAGGCTCAGCATCACCCGAAAACTCCGGTGATGGGATTACAGGTGCCTGGCGCTGGATCTTCAGCCATTAATCGGCCTTTGAAATCATCAATGGATATTCATCTGCCTCTTGATCCCAATACGGATGGAACAGGCCTGGCCAACCTGCACCGGGCTACGATCAGTTCCGAAACCGCTGCACGTGAAATGCTGCATGTTATTGAAGCAGAACTCGAACCAGCGATTCACGATCTCTCTTCACGTTTACTCGATACCAGAGCAGATAGGAGAGAGTTGATGGATTACCTCGAAAAATTTGAAATCGCCATGAACAAGACACGAGCGGTTCAACGTAGCTGGCAACAGTCCATGCAACAGATCAGAGATAACACTGAAAAGCTGATCAACCCTCACATAAATCCAACCCCTGCTCCGAATCAGGCAGCCAGATAA